A single window of Arvicanthis niloticus isolate mArvNil1 chromosome X, mArvNil1.pat.X, whole genome shotgun sequence DNA harbors:
- the Rtl4 gene encoding retrotransposon Gag-like protein 4, which translates to MEKCTESPPNLNAETSFLRGSNLIQQPQVQQPTDDKLPLTGQVVPALTTPVMSGPYSGDCLPQFHGNPASVTGFLAQVTTYLTSLDISNPADDARVKHFFDCLSQQMQNCDVISESTQSNLLKQYENFVLELQQSFGEPMTQETTPPMNAMVDKSSISPQDAIAYQVHAPSLTYSETNQRDQFPKEQADPTQDEEITDMMDNLPDLITQCIQLDKKHKGRPELLQSESHVPMFASTNHYQSFLGPTRPLPKDGPKQLQGAHLPVTPAKRARQQETQLCLYCNQAGHFTRDCLAKRSRTPARKKM; encoded by the coding sequence ATGGAGAAGTGTACAGAATCTCCACCAAACTTAAATGCAGAGACTTCCTTTTTGAGAGGAAGCAATCTGATTCAGCAGCCACAAGTGCAACAGCCAACTGATGATAAGCTTCCTTTAACAGGGCAAGTTGTACCTGCCCTGACTACCCCAGTGATGTCTGGGCCTTACTCAGGTGACTGTCTCCCTCAGTTTCATGGTAACCCAGCCAGTGTCACAGGTTTTCTTGCTCAGGTGACCACCTATTTGACCTCTTTGGATATTTCTAATCCTGCAGATGATGCCCGAGTCAAACACTTTTTTGACTGCCTGTCACAGCAGATGCAAAATTGTGATGTCATATCTGAGTCCACCCAGAGTAATCTATTGAAACAATATGAAAACTTTGTTCTTGAGTTACAGCAGTCATTTGGTGAACCTATGACACAAGAAACAACACCTCCAATGAATGCTATGGTTGACAAAAGCAGTATCTCGCCACAGGATGCTATTGCTTACCAAGTACATGCTCCAAGTTTGACTTACAGTGAGACCAATCAGAGAGACCAGTTCCCAAAAGAACAAGCTGACCCCACTCAGGATGAAGAAATCACAGATATGATGGACAACCTCCCAGATTTGATCACACAATGCATTCAGCTAGACAAAAAACACAAAGGCAGGCCAGAGCTCCTACAGTCAGAAAGTCATGTTCCAATGTTTGCTTCTACAAATCATTACCAGTCCTTCCTTGGCCCCACACGTCCACTACCAAAGGATGGACCTAAACAACTGCAGGGAGCCCAcctgcctgtcactccagctaAAAGAGCCCGCCAGCAAGAAACTCAGTTATGTCTCTACTGTAACCAGGCTGGTCACTTCACAAGAGATTGCCTTGCTAAACGTTCTAGAACTCcagcaaggaaaaaaatgtag